The proteins below are encoded in one region of Campylobacter rectus:
- a CDS encoding CTP synthase — MQKTDNQTKYIFITGGVLSSLGKGIAAASIATLLKNTGLKVSMLKADPYINVDPGTMSPLEHGEVFVTDDGAETDLDLGHYERFLDESLSQDNNFTTGRVYSSVIEKERRGDYLGKTIQVIPHIVGEIVGRIKKAGEGRDILIVEIGGTVGDIEGLPFLEAIRALRVEVGRKRAMNIHLTLVPFIKVAGELKTKPTQHSVGELRRIGISPDMIICRAEQPLNRELKDKIAASCGVERNCVIESIDSASIYQVPLAFYNQDVLTPIAEILDLGELRLDMRNWDSLVKRIIAPTKETTIAFVGKYVDLKESYKSLTESIIHAGASLDARVNLRWIDSEKIEPSNVEELLKDADGVLVAGGFGERGVSGKIEAIKYARENGVPYLGICLGMQLALIEFARNVLKLEDANSVEFEPECVNPIIYLIDSFIDAHGQTQIRTHQSPIGGTMRLGAYTCDVKPGSLLSQIYGGAKRVKERHRHRYEANPKYRAEFEANGLIVSGESDGLIEAVELSSPAVFGAKGDENGAKNAHPWFVGVQFHPEFTSRLTSPNPVVLGFIKASLENCKS; from the coding sequence ATGCAAAAAACGGATAATCAAACTAAGTATATCTTTATAACGGGCGGCGTGCTAAGCTCGCTGGGTAAGGGCATCGCGGCGGCTTCTATCGCTACGCTTCTTAAAAACACGGGCTTAAAAGTAAGCATGCTAAAGGCTGATCCGTATATCAACGTAGATCCCGGCACCATGAGTCCGCTCGAGCACGGCGAGGTTTTCGTCACCGACGACGGCGCGGAGACGGATCTGGATCTGGGTCACTACGAGAGATTTTTAGACGAGAGCCTGAGCCAGGATAACAACTTCACCACGGGCCGAGTTTATAGCTCCGTCATCGAAAAGGAGCGCAGAGGCGATTATCTTGGCAAAACGATCCAAGTCATCCCGCACATCGTGGGCGAGATCGTGGGCCGCATCAAAAAGGCGGGCGAGGGTCGCGACATACTGATCGTCGAGATCGGCGGCACGGTAGGCGACATCGAGGGTTTGCCGTTTTTGGAGGCTATCCGCGCCCTTCGCGTCGAGGTCGGCCGCAAACGCGCGATGAATATCCACCTAACCCTCGTGCCGTTTATAAAGGTCGCGGGCGAGCTAAAAACCAAACCGACTCAACACAGCGTCGGCGAACTGCGCCGTATCGGTATTAGTCCCGATATGATCATCTGCCGCGCCGAGCAGCCGCTAAACCGCGAGCTAAAAGATAAAATAGCCGCCAGCTGCGGCGTAGAGCGCAACTGCGTCATCGAGAGTATAGACTCGGCCAGCATCTATCAGGTGCCGCTTGCGTTTTATAACCAAGACGTTTTAACCCCGATCGCCGAAATTTTAGACCTGGGCGAGCTAAGGCTCGATATGCGCAACTGGGATAGTCTAGTTAAGCGCATCATCGCTCCGACGAAAGAAACCACGATAGCCTTTGTCGGCAAATACGTCGATCTAAAAGAGAGCTACAAGAGCCTGACCGAGAGCATCATTCACGCGGGCGCAAGCCTGGATGCGAGGGTAAATTTAAGATGGATAGATAGCGAGAAAATCGAACCCTCAAACGTAGAGGAGCTGCTAAAAGACGCTGACGGCGTGCTGGTGGCGGGGGGATTTGGCGAGCGCGGCGTGAGCGGCAAGATCGAGGCGATAAAATACGCTCGCGAAAACGGCGTGCCGTATCTTGGCATCTGCCTGGGCATGCAGCTGGCGCTCATCGAGTTTGCTCGCAATGTGCTAAAGCTCGAGGATGCAAATTCGGTCGAATTTGAGCCTGAGTGCGTAAATCCTATCATCTATCTCATCGATAGCTTTATCGACGCGCACGGTCAGACGCAGATCCGCACGCACCAAAGCCCGATCGGCGGCACGATGAGGCTTGGCGCATATACCTGCGACGTGAAGCCGGGCTCGCTGCTAAGCCAAATCTACGGCGGCGCCAAACGCGTAAAAGAACGCCACCGCCACCGCTACGAGGCCAACCCGAAATACAGAGCCGAATTTGAAGCAAACGGCCTGATAGTTAGCGGCGAGAGCGACGGGCTGATCGAGGCCGTCGAGCTTAGCTCGCCTGCGGTCTTTGGCGCGAAAGGCGATGAAAACGGAGCCAAAAACGCGCATCCGTGGTTTGTCGGCGTGCAGTTTCATCCGGAATTTACCAGCCGCCTAACGAGCCCAAATCCCGTAGTTTTGGGCTTCATCAAAGCTAGTTTAGAAAACTGTAAATCTTAA
- a CDS encoding DUF4492 domain-containing protein has translation MIKKYLKNISNLYIDGFRRMKLGKSLWLVIAVKLLIMFGILKVFIFDESLNSKFKTDEAKADFVISNLTKE, from the coding sequence ATGATTAAAAAATATCTCAAAAATATCTCAAATCTATACATCGACGGCTTTAGACGAATGAAGCTGGGCAAGAGCCTGTGGCTCGTTATCGCCGTGAAGTTACTAATAATGTTCGGGATTTTAAAAGTATTTATCTTTGATGAAAGTTTAAATTCGAAATTTAAGACCGACGAGGCCAAAGCCGACTTCGTCATCTCAAATTTGACAAAGGAATAA
- a CDS encoding cytochrome ubiquinol oxidase subunit I, with translation MSEIASVDWSRAQFALTAIYHFLFVPLTLGLSFIIAIMESIYVKTGSGQWLKITKFWLKLFGINFAIGVATGIIMEFEFGTNWANYSWFVGDIFGAPLAIEGILAFFMEATFFAVMFFGWDKVSKKFHLISTWLVAIGSNLSALWILIANGWMQYPIGMKFNPATARMEMENFFEVALSPVGIIKFLHTVTSGYVISAIFVIGISAWFILKGRHIIMAKKSIVVAASFGLVTSLFLMFSGDESGYQVARTQPMKLAAMEGLYKGETNAGLVAMGILDPSKKAGDDKDPFFLEIKVPYMLGIIATRGFNNFTPGIDDLVYGNEKYGIEGTVSKMEKGKIAVAALKEYKDAQKASDKAAMSAAQSKLEANLNFLGYGYLEKPTDAVPPVGLTFYSFHVMVALGSYFLALFFVVLYLCMANNIENFKKLLWLCVFTIPLGYVAAEAGWIVAEVGRQPWVIQDLMTVGVGATNLSSINVKISFILFAVLFTALLIAEIKIMLKQIKIGFENHA, from the coding sequence ATGTCTGAAATCGCTTCGGTCGATTGGTCCAGGGCGCAGTTTGCGCTCACCGCGATATACCACTTTTTGTTTGTTCCGCTCACGCTGGGACTTAGTTTTATTATCGCCATTATGGAGAGTATCTATGTCAAAACCGGTAGCGGGCAGTGGCTAAAAATCACCAAATTTTGGCTAAAGCTCTTCGGTATAAATTTCGCTATCGGCGTGGCTACGGGCATCATAATGGAATTTGAGTTCGGAACCAACTGGGCGAACTATAGCTGGTTCGTGGGCGATATATTCGGCGCGCCGCTAGCTATCGAGGGCATACTCGCGTTTTTTATGGAGGCGACGTTCTTTGCGGTTATGTTTTTTGGCTGGGATAAGGTTAGTAAGAAATTTCACCTCATCTCGACCTGGCTCGTGGCTATCGGCTCAAATTTGAGCGCGCTTTGGATCCTCATCGCAAACGGCTGGATGCAGTATCCGATAGGCATGAAATTTAACCCCGCAACCGCCAGGATGGAAATGGAAAATTTTTTTGAAGTAGCGCTTAGCCCGGTAGGTATCATCAAATTTTTACACACCGTAACTAGCGGCTACGTGATCTCGGCGATCTTCGTTATTGGCATATCGGCGTGGTTTATCCTAAAAGGACGCCACATAATCATGGCCAAAAAATCGATCGTCGTAGCGGCAAGCTTCGGCCTCGTTACGTCGCTATTTTTGATGTTTAGCGGCGACGAGAGCGGATATCAGGTCGCACGCACTCAGCCGATGAAACTAGCCGCGATGGAAGGCCTTTATAAAGGCGAAACAAACGCCGGACTAGTCGCGATGGGCATACTAGATCCGTCTAAAAAAGCGGGCGACGACAAAGATCCGTTTTTCCTTGAGATCAAAGTTCCTTATATGCTCGGAATTATAGCTACGAGAGGGTTTAACAACTTTACGCCCGGCATCGATGACTTAGTATACGGTAACGAAAAATACGGCATAGAGGGCACAGTAAGCAAAATGGAAAAAGGCAAGATCGCCGTGGCTGCGCTAAAAGAGTATAAAGATGCGCAAAAAGCCAGCGATAAAGCGGCGATGAGCGCGGCTCAAAGCAAGCTTGAGGCAAATTTAAATTTCCTAGGCTACGGATACCTCGAAAAACCGACCGACGCAGTGCCGCCTGTTGGCCTAACGTTTTATAGCTTCCACGTGATGGTCGCGCTCGGTAGCTACTTTTTAGCGCTATTTTTCGTCGTGCTTTATCTTTGCATGGCAAACAATATCGAAAATTTCAAAAAGCTGCTCTGGCTTTGCGTATTTACGATACCGCTTGGATACGTCGCGGCAGAGGCAGGCTGGATAGTAGCCGAGGTCGGTCGCCAACCGTGGGTGATACAAGACTTGATGACCGTAGGCGTGGGAGCGACGAATTTATCGAGCATAAACGTCAAAATTTCGTTTATATTATTTGCCGTGCTTTTCACGGCTCTGCTCATAGCCGAGATAAAAATCATGCTAAAACAAATAAAAATAGGATTTGAAAACCATGCTTAG
- a CDS encoding cytochrome d ubiquinol oxidase subunit II, with translation MLSLEFLQIYWWCVVSLLGGLLVFMMFVQGGQTLLFGLCKNELQKDMVINSIGRKWELTFTTLVMFGGACFAAFPLFYATSFGGAYWVWLAILFCFILQAVSYEYRKKPDNFLGQKTYEIFLFINGSLGVILIGMAVSTFFSGSDFLLNEHNFVQWRTPFRGLEALGNIMLYPLGIAMFFLARVGGALYLINNIDDAEIRASARKAALKNTIFFLPFFLIFIAWIFTKAGFAYDESGVVSLVGFKYALNLLQMPLVAAMIVIGVGLVLFGIFKGAFTTSIYGVVPYGAGVVLTVTGLFLIAGLADTAFYPSFSNLQSSLTIKNASSSHYTLNVMAYVSLLVPFVLGYIFIVWRAMDSKKITADEIKHDHHAY, from the coding sequence ATGCTTAGTTTAGAATTTTTACAAATTTACTGGTGGTGCGTAGTTAGCTTGCTAGGCGGTTTGCTAGTGTTTATGATGTTTGTTCAAGGCGGGCAGACGCTGCTTTTCGGGCTTTGCAAAAACGAGCTTCAAAAGGATATGGTGATAAATTCTATCGGGCGCAAATGGGAGCTTACTTTTACCACGCTCGTAATGTTCGGCGGCGCTTGCTTTGCGGCGTTTCCGCTGTTTTACGCCACAAGCTTCGGCGGCGCGTACTGGGTGTGGCTGGCGATTTTGTTTTGCTTTATCCTCCAAGCCGTGAGCTACGAATACCGCAAAAAACCGGACAACTTCCTAGGTCAAAAAACCTATGAAATTTTCCTTTTCATCAATGGCTCTTTAGGCGTTATACTGATCGGTATGGCGGTTAGCACGTTTTTTTCGGGTAGCGACTTTTTACTAAACGAGCACAACTTCGTACAGTGGCGCACGCCGTTTCGCGGACTTGAAGCGCTGGGCAACATCATGCTCTATCCGCTAGGCATCGCGATGTTTTTCCTAGCTCGCGTGGGCGGAGCGCTCTACCTCATCAACAACATCGACGATGCCGAGATAAGAGCTAGTGCTAGAAAAGCGGCTCTAAAAAATACGATTTTCTTTTTGCCGTTCTTTTTGATTTTCATCGCTTGGATATTTACCAAAGCCGGTTTTGCCTACGACGAGAGCGGCGTAGTGAGCTTAGTTGGCTTTAAATACGCTCTAAATTTACTCCAGATGCCGCTTGTGGCCGCGATGATAGTTATAGGCGTCGGACTCGTGCTTTTCGGTATATTTAAGGGCGCGTTTACGACCAGCATCTACGGTGTGGTGCCTTACGGCGCGGGCGTAGTGCTAACGGTTACGGGGCTATTTTTGATAGCCGGACTTGCAGACACTGCGTTTTATCCGTCGTTTTCAAATTTACAAAGCTCGCTCACGATCAAAAACGCAAGCTCCAGCCACTACACGCTAAACGTCATGGCCTACGTGAGCCTGCTAGTACCGTTTGTTTTAGGCTATATTTTCATAGTTTGGCGCGCGATGGATAGCAAAAAGATCACGGCCGATGAGATCAAGCACGATCATCACGCATATTAA
- a CDS encoding iron-containing alcohol dehydrogenase translates to MFDFTFHNPVKIRFGRGKERNIGLYMREFDAKRTLLIYGSDRIKKDGLFDAVAASLKENGIEFIELGGVVSNPVLSKVYEGIELARKFNADSVLSVGGGSCLDSAKAIAAGAPYEGDVWDFFTGKDPSRALKIFDVITLAATGSEMNSGAVVTNEATKQKFSIHGNVLYPLVSVVNPQLQASVSREYLAYSAADVIAHSIEGYFTASVQPGIINLYIEANIKTVMKTTEILLAAPDNYDARAEFAWAATMALNGLTYVGTHGYSYPNHMLEHAMSAVVNCAHGAGLAVIMPAWMKWYKSRNLGAFERFAREIFGVSSADEGIEAFKTWLSKIGAPVSLKAVGIEGETLDEVVNLAYDYAANWRKDKLYTKENIKAIFELTK, encoded by the coding sequence ATGTTTGACTTCACTTTTCACAACCCCGTAAAAATACGATTCGGCAGAGGTAAAGAACGAAATATCGGGCTTTATATGCGCGAATTTGACGCTAAAAGAACCCTACTGATCTACGGTAGCGACCGCATCAAAAAAGACGGACTCTTTGACGCAGTGGCAGCAAGCCTAAAAGAAAACGGCATAGAGTTTATAGAGCTTGGCGGCGTAGTTAGCAACCCCGTGCTAAGCAAAGTTTACGAAGGCATCGAGCTAGCTAGGAAATTTAACGCCGATAGCGTGCTAAGCGTAGGCGGAGGCTCCTGTCTAGATAGCGCCAAAGCCATCGCCGCGGGCGCGCCATACGAAGGCGACGTGTGGGATTTTTTCACAGGCAAGGATCCGAGCCGCGCGCTAAAAATTTTTGACGTCATCACCCTTGCGGCAACCGGCAGCGAGATGAACTCGGGCGCAGTCGTGACAAACGAAGCTACGAAGCAAAAATTCTCCATCCACGGCAACGTCCTGTATCCGCTAGTCTCAGTGGTAAATCCGCAGCTACAAGCCAGCGTGAGCCGCGAGTATCTGGCCTACTCTGCCGCCGACGTCATCGCGCACAGCATCGAGGGGTACTTCACCGCAAGCGTGCAGCCTGGCATCATCAACCTCTACATCGAAGCCAACATCAAAACCGTGATGAAAACGACTGAAATTTTACTAGCTGCCCCCGATAACTACGATGCTAGAGCCGAGTTTGCCTGGGCGGCGACGATGGCGCTAAACGGCCTAACCTACGTCGGCACGCACGGCTACTCCTACCCGAACCACATGCTAGAACACGCCATGAGTGCGGTCGTAAACTGCGCGCACGGAGCGGGTCTAGCAGTCATAATGCCTGCGTGGATGAAGTGGTATAAGAGCCGAAATTTGGGCGCATTCGAGCGTTTTGCGCGGGAGATTTTCGGCGTAAGCTCAGCGGACGAGGGTATCGAGGCGTTTAAAACTTGGCTAAGTAAAATCGGCGCTCCGGTTAGCCTAAAAGCCGTCGGCATAGAGGGCGAAACGCTAGACGAGGTCGTAAATTTAGCCTACGACTACGCGGCAAACTGGCGCAAAGATAAGCTCTATACGAAGGAAAATATCAAAGCGATTTTTGAGCTGACGAAGTAA
- a CDS encoding AAA family ATPase, translated as MKLIAILLDEDYKNIPRGIYKFDDEFKIIEFNSRNKVIELRRNQNYYKQFESPIGNISCIVGKNGMGKTTLFEILISLKLWRLDNELKEGTIHALFYDLSKNIFFIQSYIDNASDWSMKDFELKKFDITNKISPVNIKRNIRCDDKFSIIPTPISIIFHSLSPFDRVYELIKNIYLKDSTNKHYENFGYIGANKIKDSEPSHNALTLKNLLYFSNTSSQFRNMLENIGYKYKNVEINVNKKYFNNSIEVIEFGDINLSKLDVENFNEEIYNNIKKLFLSPNITYYEKYNDMSEEDFYKYLIFSSLDISKFSNFKRFLKLAITKFPGLDINNAVDALLKNILDDDVLSVKQIFNSNRFTTIKSIVTNRENSKKYYEFLIEKIDNFQVSDIDYFYKTLQHISFLESQGIIEFKINLIKNEKIINYLRLSSGEKTMLSYLFNIYDKILALKVRTGDTEYIKTVIILIDEVELHLHPEWQRQFIDNINRFFGKFEDIELQFIVATHSPIILSDILSQNTVYLGINNIDEDNNSFGGNILDIYKDKFFIEYTMGEFSKKFIENFSNSINLIYAYEMAKRNDNQLLNLIIEKYRKKNLKISNLVKYIDRIAINEKSIDLKCVAEWKKDNEGFLEQSKAIINNIGEEAIRNHLKSLIDRLSILKKESIE; from the coding sequence ATGAAATTAATTGCTATATTATTAGATGAAGACTATAAAAATATACCACGAGGTATTTATAAATTTGATGATGAATTTAAGATAATTGAATTTAATTCAAGAAATAAAGTTATTGAACTTAGAAGAAATCAAAACTACTATAAGCAATTTGAAAGCCCAATAGGAAACATTAGTTGTATAGTCGGTAAAAATGGAATGGGTAAAACCACATTGTTTGAAATTTTGATATCACTTAAGTTATGGAGACTAGATAATGAATTAAAAGAAGGTACAATTCATGCTTTATTTTATGATTTAAGTAAAAATATATTTTTTATTCAGTCATATATAGACAATGCTAGCGATTGGAGCATGAAGGATTTTGAACTTAAAAAATTTGACATAACTAATAAAATTAGCCCTGTTAATATAAAAAGAAACATAAGATGCGATGATAAATTTAGTATTATACCTACTCCAATTTCAATTATATTCCATAGTTTGTCGCCATTTGATAGAGTCTATGAGCTTATAAAAAACATATATTTAAAAGATAGTACAAATAAGCATTATGAAAATTTTGGCTATATAGGCGCAAATAAAATCAAAGACAGCGAGCCTAGTCATAATGCATTAACACTAAAAAATCTTTTGTATTTTTCTAATACCTCTAGTCAATTTAGAAACATGCTAGAAAATATTGGGTATAAATATAAAAATGTAGAAATAAATGTTAACAAAAAATACTTTAATAATAGCATAGAAGTTATTGAGTTTGGCGACATAAACCTAAGTAAATTAGATGTAGAAAATTTTAATGAAGAAATTTACAATAATATAAAAAAATTATTTTTATCTCCAAATATTACATACTATGAAAAATATAATGATATGTCAGAAGAAGATTTTTATAAATATTTAATATTTTCCAGCTTAGATATTAGTAAATTTTCTAATTTTAAAAGATTTTTAAAATTAGCCATAACTAAATTTCCTGGCTTGGATATTAATAATGCTGTTGATGCATTATTAAAAAATATTTTAGATGATGATGTCTTGAGTGTAAAGCAAATCTTTAATTCAAATCGTTTTACCACTATAAAGTCGATTGTTACAAATAGAGAAAATAGCAAAAAATATTATGAATTTCTGATAGAAAAAATTGATAATTTTCAAGTTTCTGATATAGATTATTTTTACAAAACACTACAACATATAAGTTTTCTAGAAAGCCAGGGAATAATTGAATTCAAGATAAATCTAATAAAAAATGAAAAAATAATTAATTATTTAAGGCTTAGCTCTGGAGAAAAGACTATGCTTTCTTATTTATTCAACATATACGATAAGATATTAGCTCTCAAAGTAAGGACAGGCGATACCGAATACATTAAAACAGTGATAATTTTAATAGACGAAGTAGAGTTACATCTTCATCCGGAATGGCAACGCCAATTTATTGATAATATAAATAGATTTTTTGGTAAATTTGAAGATATAGAACTACAATTCATAGTGGCAACCCATTCGCCAATTATATTAAGTGATATTCTAAGTCAAAATACAGTATATCTTGGAATAAACAATATAGATGAAGACAATAATAGCTTTGGAGGAAATATACTTGATATTTATAAAGATAAGTTTTTTATAGAATATACTATGGGTGAATTTAGTAAAAAATTTATAGAAAATTTTTCAAATTCCATAAACTTGATATATGCATACGAAATGGCAAAAAGGAATGACAATCAACTACTTAATCTTATTATAGAAAAATATAGAAAGAAAAATTTAAAAATAAGCAATCTAGTAAAATATATTGATAGAATAGCTATAAATGAAAAATCTATTGATTTAAAATGTGTAGCAGAGTGGAAAAAAGATAATGAAGGCTTTTTGGAACAATCTAAGGCTATAATTAATAATATCGGTGAAGAAGCAATAAGAAATCATCTAAAATCATTAATAGATAGACTATCAATTTTAAAAAAGGAAAGCATTGAATAG
- the ilvD gene encoding dihydroxy-acid dehydratase, translated as MRSDIIKKGYTRAPHRSLLRATGLKDEDFEKPFIGVANSFIEIIPGHFFLNKYSEILKDEIRKNGCVPFEFNCIGVDDGIAMGHAGMLYSLPSRELIANSVETVMNAHALDALVCMPNCDKIVPGMVMGALRVNVPTVFVSGGPMKKGYTKKGEPIDLATAFEAVGKFETKEISAEKLKEIECAACPSGGSCSGMFTANSMNTLCEAMGIALKGNGTVPALTPEREELIREAGRRICQIALDEKYKIRNIVNEKSIQNALVVDMAMGGSSNTVLHILAIAREAGVNLQIAGLNEISRKIAHIAKISPSLPNVHMEDIDRAGGLSAVINEISRRDNGLLGLDALTVTGESLGERVGASAIKDESVIRKVENAYSQVGGLAVLFGNLAEQGCVIKTAGIIGERKFSGKAVCFNSQDEAIEGISSGKVNKGDVVVIRYEGPRGGPGMQEMLSPTSLIMGRGLGADVALITDGRFSGATRGLSVGHVSPEAAEGGMIGLLRDGDMIDIDVDTYAINVRLSEAEITERKAKFKPLEKPLPYRWLRMYRKLVTNASNGAILEV; from the coding sequence TTGAGAAGCGACATCATCAAAAAAGGCTATACGCGCGCGCCGCACAGAAGCTTGCTAAGAGCGACCGGGCTAAAGGACGAGGACTTTGAAAAGCCCTTCATCGGCGTAGCAAACAGCTTCATCGAGATCATTCCGGGGCATTTTTTTCTCAACAAATACTCCGAAATTTTAAAAGACGAGATTCGCAAAAACGGCTGCGTGCCGTTTGAGTTTAACTGTATCGGCGTGGACGACGGCATCGCGATGGGACACGCTGGGATGCTATATAGCCTGCCTAGCCGCGAGCTGATCGCAAACTCGGTCGAAACGGTGATGAACGCGCACGCTCTAGACGCTCTCGTCTGCATGCCAAACTGCGATAAAATCGTGCCCGGCATGGTGATGGGCGCGCTTCGCGTGAACGTGCCGACGGTTTTTGTTAGCGGCGGCCCGATGAAAAAGGGCTACACAAAAAAAGGCGAGCCTATCGACCTTGCGACTGCGTTTGAGGCGGTGGGTAAATTTGAAACCAAAGAGATCAGCGCCGAGAAGCTAAAAGAGATCGAGTGTGCCGCCTGTCCGAGCGGGGGTAGCTGCTCGGGGATGTTTACGGCAAACTCGATGAATACGCTGTGCGAAGCGATGGGTATCGCGCTAAAAGGCAACGGCACCGTGCCTGCGCTTACGCCTGAGCGCGAGGAGCTTATCCGCGAGGCGGGGCGACGAATTTGCCAAATCGCGCTGGATGAAAAATACAAAATCCGAAATATCGTGAATGAAAAATCGATCCAAAACGCCCTAGTCGTCGATATGGCGATGGGCGGCAGCAGCAATACCGTGCTGCATATCCTAGCTATCGCACGCGAAGCGGGGGTAAATTTACAGATCGCGGGGCTCAACGAAATCAGCCGCAAGATCGCGCACATCGCCAAAATCAGCCCGAGCCTGCCAAACGTGCATATGGAGGACATCGACCGCGCGGGCGGCCTAAGCGCCGTGATAAACGAAATTTCGCGCCGCGACAACGGCCTGCTAGGCCTAGACGCGCTAACGGTCACGGGCGAGAGCCTAGGCGAGCGCGTCGGAGCTAGCGCCATAAAAGACGAATCGGTCATCCGTAAGGTCGAAAACGCCTACTCGCAGGTCGGCGGGCTGGCGGTTTTGTTTGGAAATTTAGCCGAGCAGGGCTGCGTCATCAAGACCGCGGGCATCATCGGCGAGCGCAAATTTAGCGGCAAGGCGGTCTGCTTTAACAGCCAAGACGAGGCGATAGAGGGGATCTCAAGCGGCAAGGTAAACAAAGGCGACGTGGTCGTCATCCGCTACGAAGGGCCGCGCGGAGGCCCTGGCATGCAGGAGATGCTAAGCCCAACGAGCCTCATCATGGGGCGAGGTCTCGGCGCAGACGTGGCTCTCATCACGGACGGCAGGTTTAGCGGCGCGACGAGGGGACTAAGCGTCGGACACGTGAGCCCTGAAGCTGCCGAGGGCGGTATGATCGGACTGCTACGAGACGGCGATATGATCGACATCGACGTGGATACATACGCGATCAACGTGCGTCTAAGCGAAGCCGAGATTACTGAGCGCAAGGCTAAATTTAAGCCGCTTGAAAAACCGCTGCCGTATCGCTGGCTGCGAATGTATCGCAAGCTGGTCACGAACGCTAGCAACGGAGCGATTTTGGAGGTGTAA
- a CDS encoding CsgG/HfaB family protein, with protein sequence MKKSFFNASKIAALALPFLLTGCMSSMSMGSPGAKTTATGAAAGSNAQNTNPGLTRCTETMGTVTIYEDRNSNWYSVATRQYKLTSTIPVLRLLAQQSNCFVVVERSKAFNQMLEERALMESGELRENSNFKKGQMVAADYTLTPTITFSESNTSGLSGVVGALFGSVAGSVAGGFSTSDVSTVLTLIENRSGVQLAAAEGSARNTDFAGLGSLFGGKAGGSLRAYANTPEGKIIIAAFTDSMNNLIEAVRNYKMQTVKGGLGAGGAMKVAE encoded by the coding sequence ATGAAAAAATCGTTTTTTAACGCATCGAAGATCGCGGCTTTGGCTTTGCCTTTTCTTTTGACGGGCTGTATGTCGTCGATGAGTATGGGCTCGCCCGGTGCTAAAACGACCGCTACGGGCGCGGCTGCGGGCTCAAACGCGCAAAACACCAACCCCGGACTAACCAGATGCACCGAAACTATGGGGACGGTTACGATTTACGAGGATAGAAATAGCAACTGGTACTCGGTCGCAACCAGGCAGTACAAACTAACCTCCACGATACCGGTTCTTAGGCTCCTAGCTCAGCAGTCAAACTGCTTCGTCGTCGTCGAGCGTAGCAAGGCATTTAACCAAATGCTGGAAGAGCGCGCGTTGATGGAATCGGGCGAGCTTAGAGAGAACTCGAATTTCAAAAAAGGTCAGATGGTCGCCGCGGACTACACCTTAACTCCTACTATAACCTTTAGCGAGAGCAACACCAGCGGTCTAAGCGGCGTCGTCGGCGCGCTGTTTGGCTCGGTAGCGGGCTCTGTGGCGGGCGGATTTAGCACGAGCGACGTGAGCACGGTGCTAACTCTCATCGAAAACCGCTCGGGCGTACAGCTAGCCGCAGCCGAGGGAAGCGCTAGAAACACGGACTTTGCAGGTCTTGGAAGCCTGTTTGGCGGCAAAGCCGGCGGATCGCTAAGGGCCTATGCCAACACGCCTGAGGGCAAGATCATCATCGCAGCCTTTACCGACTCGATGAATAACCTAATAGAGGCCGTCAGAAACTATAAGATGCAAACCGTAAAAGGCGGTCTGGGCGCGGGCGGCGCGATGAAAGTGGCTGAGTAA